Proteins encoded together in one uncultured Desulfosarcina sp. window:
- a CDS encoding transposase has product MFILHDILEKLKNEFPQSRKGQECGIWFTYTIMAIIVPFASSRTSCILRCLRSLFGFTGIRRKRFYTFMASPKIPWKRLWQTLWKMIPQPLTGGRLLLALDDYVNPKTGKKIFGCEKIFDHAAKQNQSKYPWAQNVVTVGLLKIVKGRWACLPLSYRFYHLKKSIARMHRQGGPKLAFTSKMAMAVDMITDVAGVFGRKRIIVTTDSWFGNNGLWKPLHDRLGIWIDMISRLRSNSNLFDLPGPHVSSRVGRPRKYGRKLGNAASMAAYYRSLAQEYTVNLYGRDRTILAYERVVMLKTMRCAVKVVWVYRQTQWVAFFSTDMSLSVRQIVEYYGARWKIEALFKELKRDIGSAETQTRHPQAVGNHLHFCMLATTVAWIYASRAEKTPTRRHAVDGRSHFAFSDVRRSIAKAAMDDNFRRLFPGPRISVINSLVDVLLHMAA; this is encoded by the coding sequence ATGTTCATCCTACACGACATTCTCGAAAAACTCAAAAACGAATTCCCGCAGTCTCGAAAAGGTCAAGAGTGCGGAATCTGGTTCACCTATACGATCATGGCGATCATCGTGCCTTTCGCCTCGTCCAGGACATCGTGCATCCTCCGGTGTCTCAGATCCCTGTTCGGCTTTACCGGGATACGGCGAAAACGATTCTACACGTTCATGGCATCTCCAAAGATACCATGGAAACGATTGTGGCAGACGCTGTGGAAAATGATTCCCCAACCACTGACCGGCGGGCGGCTGTTGCTGGCACTGGATGACTATGTCAACCCCAAAACGGGCAAGAAAATCTTCGGATGCGAAAAGATATTCGATCATGCTGCCAAACAGAATCAGTCGAAATATCCGTGGGCACAGAATGTCGTTACCGTGGGACTGCTGAAGATCGTCAAGGGACGATGGGCGTGCCTGCCCTTGAGCTACCGCTTCTATCACCTGAAAAAGAGCATTGCCCGCATGCATCGCCAAGGCGGGCCGAAATTGGCGTTTACCAGCAAGATGGCCATGGCTGTCGACATGATCACAGATGTTGCCGGGGTCTTTGGTCGAAAGCGGATCATCGTCACCACCGATTCCTGGTTCGGTAACAATGGCTTGTGGAAGCCGCTGCATGATCGACTGGGAATATGGATTGACATGATTTCCCGGCTCAGATCGAACAGCAATCTGTTCGATCTGCCCGGTCCGCATGTCAGCAGTCGGGTGGGGCGGCCCCGAAAATACGGCCGGAAATTGGGCAATGCGGCGTCGATGGCTGCGTATTACAGATCTCTGGCACAGGAATACACCGTCAATTTGTATGGCCGCGACAGGACCATCTTGGCCTATGAGCGTGTGGTCATGCTCAAAACGATGCGCTGTGCCGTCAAAGTGGTTTGGGTTTATCGACAAACCCAGTGGGTGGCTTTTTTCTCAACCGACATGTCCCTGTCCGTTCGACAGATCGTTGAGTATTATGGTGCCCGCTGGAAAATCGAAGCCCTGTTCAAAGAACTGAAACGCGACATCGGCAGTGCCGAAACGCAAACCCGTCATCCGCAGGCGGTCGGCAACCACCTGCACTTTTGCATGTTGGCGACCACCGTCGCCTGGATCTATGCAAGTCGGGCCGAGAAGACACCAACCCGTCGGCATGCAGTTGATGGCCGGAGCCATTTTGCCTTCTCGGACGTTCGCCGATCGATAGCCAAAGCCGCCATGGACGATAATTTTCGTAGGCTTTTCCCTGGCCCACGTATATCCGTCATAAATTCACTGGTGGACGTACTGCTGCACATGGCGGCGTGA
- a CDS encoding (Fe-S)-binding protein, with protein MYKLQFDPAVCASCTTVDCLVRCQYLGYGFEEARREKTAILDGEKAKTLEACVTCYACEEYCPNKNHPFYQIVERQEALGILPAPVPLTKQQLRMMVPRGDATAQKVTKPVIDMCFFPMLLGCIRGKLYEGVSTIAGSDIFCNIMWLHFAKNSVIRERLPKVIDTIQKYYLEDSGVDEIICFHDECYGTFTHLAPAFGIDVPFKSVHLFEYLAKKLEDLSKEIRPLNTKVAYQRPCSNRLIPETQHWVDDIFKKIGADRVEREYDRENALCCGGVPRIHQRDDLADDIQKKNIDDMENAGVQYCVFNCPACLFTLGDAVSQRGIIPILMSDLCQLALAYLSIKECSYDRCSAKTGRHCRKGICIRTGRGTIYLLHGPGNNAPRQT; from the coding sequence GTGTACAAACTTCAATTTGACCCTGCGGTATGTGCGTCGTGCACCACTGTCGACTGTCTGGTGAGGTGCCAGTATTTGGGCTATGGATTTGAAGAGGCGAGAAGAGAGAAAACCGCCATTTTAGACGGAGAAAAAGCAAAAACCCTTGAGGCATGTGTAACATGCTATGCCTGTGAAGAATATTGCCCGAACAAGAATCATCCGTTTTATCAGATTGTAGAGCGGCAGGAGGCATTGGGCATCCTGCCGGCACCTGTGCCTCTGACCAAACAGCAGCTGCGCATGATGGTCCCAAGGGGTGACGCCACTGCTCAAAAGGTCACAAAACCGGTGATTGACATGTGTTTTTTCCCGATGCTGTTGGGATGTATCCGGGGAAAACTGTATGAAGGCGTTTCCACCATCGCGGGAAGCGATATTTTCTGCAACATCATGTGGCTCCATTTTGCAAAAAATTCCGTGATTCGCGAACGGCTTCCAAAGGTTATCGATACCATTCAAAAGTATTATCTCGAAGACAGCGGCGTGGATGAAATCATCTGTTTTCATGACGAATGCTATGGAACGTTTACCCACCTGGCACCGGCCTTTGGCATTGATGTCCCCTTTAAATCTGTCCATCTGTTTGAATATCTCGCCAAAAAGCTTGAGGATCTTTCAAAGGAGATCCGTCCCTTAAACACGAAGGTGGCGTATCAACGGCCGTGTTCCAACCGGTTGATACCGGAAACCCAGCACTGGGTGGATGATATTTTCAAAAAAATAGGCGCGGACCGTGTGGAAAGGGAATATGACCGGGAAAATGCACTATGCTGCGGCGGGGTCCCGAGGATTCATCAAAGAGATGATCTTGCAGACGACATCCAGAAAAAAAATATCGACGATATGGAAAACGCCGGTGTCCAATATTGCGTTTTCAACTGTCCGGCATGTTTGTTCACCCTGGGCGATGCGGTTTCACAAAGGGGCATCATACCGATTCTGATGAGCGATCTGTGTCAACTCGCTTTGGCCTATCTTTCAATCAAGGAGTGTAGCTATGACCGATGTTCTGCAAAAACTGGGCGCCATTGTCGGAAAGGAATATGTATCCGGACAGGCCGAGGAACAATATATCTACTCCATGGACCCGGGAACAATGCCCCCCGGCAAACCTGA
- a CDS encoding FAD-binding oxidoreductase: MTDVLQKLGAIVGKEYVSGQAEEQYIYSMDPGTMPPGKPDVVVMPGTTGEVSKIMKFASAREIPVVPMGAGLVLSGLTRALKGGIVLDMKRMNRIIEVNDISRYAVVEAGASQGMLQAYLKKHHPGLKHSVPDAPPIATVAGNVTIYGSGHLSHMAGFHSDMLNGLEVVLPDGEIVKIGSCATSDQWFARAPLPDLAGLFLGWAGTTGVVTKLSIKLYPDYPINDVSIFVHEDPGMMPDILNRLTGAQVAEDIVTWMTPKPDWAKGFQHCNVHYGAQSQEELVWKRNLLRASVKSYIENRTGGFMMLPQVMKAAFLDVPSRTLSRFADTKKGGGFEYVGAIMPVEKYPKAYALGLEVAEKIGTTYSMGSRIIGVNHCMMFFYAYAFNRADASDVENAQKALEMTNSAVIEMGGIPWKAEAPAQKEIIKKMDPGMFGLMNRIRGIMDPKGIMNPGNWEAD, translated from the coding sequence ATGACCGATGTTCTGCAAAAACTGGGCGCCATTGTCGGAAAGGAATATGTATCCGGACAGGCCGAGGAACAATATATCTACTCCATGGACCCGGGAACAATGCCCCCCGGCAAACCTGACGTTGTGGTGATGCCCGGGACCACCGGAGAAGTATCGAAAATCATGAAATTTGCCAGTGCCCGTGAAATACCGGTTGTTCCCATGGGAGCGGGCCTTGTGCTCTCGGGCCTGACAAGGGCATTAAAGGGCGGCATCGTCCTTGACATGAAACGGATGAACCGGATTATCGAGGTCAACGACATCAGCCGCTATGCGGTGGTGGAGGCCGGCGCCTCCCAGGGCATGCTCCAGGCATATCTCAAAAAACACCATCCCGGGTTAAAGCATTCCGTACCGGATGCTCCCCCCATCGCCACCGTGGCCGGGAATGTCACGATTTATGGCTCAGGCCATTTATCCCATATGGCCGGATTTCACTCCGACATGCTCAACGGTCTTGAGGTGGTCCTGCCGGACGGGGAAATTGTCAAAATCGGTTCCTGTGCCACCTCGGACCAATGGTTTGCCAGAGCGCCCCTGCCGGATCTTGCAGGCCTTTTTCTGGGCTGGGCCGGAACAACCGGTGTTGTCACCAAACTTTCCATCAAATTGTACCCGGATTATCCCATCAATGACGTCAGCATATTCGTCCATGAAGATCCCGGCATGATGCCGGATATTTTAAACCGGCTCACCGGGGCCCAGGTGGCCGAAGACATTGTCACCTGGATGACGCCAAAACCGGACTGGGCCAAGGGGTTCCAGCATTGCAATGTCCATTACGGGGCACAGAGCCAGGAGGAACTGGTGTGGAAACGCAACCTGCTCCGGGCATCGGTCAAGTCGTACATAGAGAATCGAACCGGAGGATTCATGATGCTTCCCCAGGTCATGAAGGCCGCCTTTCTGGATGTCCCGTCACGCACGCTGTCACGGTTTGCCGATACGAAAAAGGGCGGGGGATTCGAATATGTGGGAGCGATCATGCCGGTGGAGAAATACCCCAAAGCCTATGCCCTGGGCCTTGAGGTTGCCGAAAAAATCGGCACAACCTATTCAATGGGCTCGCGAATTATCGGGGTGAATCATTGCATGATGTTTTTTTACGCCTATGCCTTCAACCGTGCGGATGCTTCGGATGTGGAAAACGCCCAGAAAGCACTGGAGATGACCAATTCAGCGGTCATTGAAATGGGCGGAATTCCCTGGAAAGCGGAAGCCCCTGCCCAAAAGGAAATCATCAAGAAAATGGATCCAGGCATGTTCGGGCTGATGAACCGGATAAGAGGGATAATGGACCCCAAAGGCATTATGAATCCCGGAAATTGGGAGGCGGACTGA